A single window of Flagellimonas maritima DNA harbors:
- a CDS encoding C40 family peptidase, producing MRYGVCHLSIVPIRILPDDSEEIISQLLYGDYFKVLESRKKWSRIRISHDACEGWVINDQFTNILESDFQKLDATQNHKFSSDIISHIDTENGLFIPIIMGSIVSSSQFLKHKFEGEHIKGKKPKSGLVDTALLYLGAPYMWGGKTPFGIDCSGLTQMVYKVNGYQLKRSSAEQSKQGEALSFIEESEPGDLAFFDNPEGIIDHVGIILKDNYIIHVHGHVRIDRIDHTGIFNTHEKRYTHKLRVIKKVI from the coding sequence ATGCGATATGGTGTTTGCCATTTAAGTATTGTTCCTATTAGAATTCTTCCAGACGATAGTGAAGAAATCATTTCACAACTCTTATATGGAGATTATTTTAAGGTTTTGGAAAGCAGAAAGAAATGGAGCAGAATTCGTATCTCCCATGATGCTTGCGAAGGTTGGGTAATTAACGATCAATTTACCAATATTCTTGAAAGTGATTTTCAAAAATTGGATGCAACTCAAAATCATAAATTCTCATCTGATATAATTTCGCACATTGATACAGAAAACGGTTTATTTATACCTATTATAATGGGTTCCATTGTTTCCAGTTCGCAATTCTTAAAGCATAAATTTGAGGGAGAACATATAAAAGGGAAGAAACCAAAATCAGGTTTGGTGGATACAGCACTTTTATATCTTGGAGCTCCATATATGTGGGGTGGAAAAACGCCTTTTGGAATTGATTGTTCCGGATTGACCCAAATGGTATACAAAGTAAACGGATATCAGTTAAAGCGGAGTTCAGCAGAACAATCAAAACAGGGGGAGGCCTTAAGCTTTATTGAAGAGAGCGAACCTGGGGATTTAGCTTTTTTCGACAATCCAGAAGGTATAATTGATCATGTTGGAATTATTTTAAAGGATAATTATATCATTCATGTTCACGGTCATGTACGTATTGACAGAATAGACCATACGGGAATATTCAATACTCATGAAAAACGCTACACCCATAAGCTCAGAGTAATTAAAAAGGTAATCTAA